From Butyricimonas paravirosa, one genomic window encodes:
- a CDS encoding helix-turn-helix domain-containing protein, which produces MSKLRVKELCKLKGMSMQDIATALHINRVNLSNSLNGNPTLDRLRQVAEVLGVEVSELFQTPRINELSGFVEFRGDIFKINTPEDLFTLTEKVRQALSIEPEKK; this is translated from the coding sequence ATGAGCAAATTAAGAGTGAAAGAACTATGCAAGCTAAAAGGTATGAGTATGCAAGATATTGCCACGGCCTTACACATTAATCGAGTAAACCTATCCAATAGCCTCAACGGTAATCCAACCCTTGACCGATTACGCCAAGTCGCCGAAGTTTTAGGCGTGGAAGTCTCGGAGTTATTTCAGACACCACGTATTAATGAATTATCCGGGTTCGTGGAATTTAGGGGAGACATTTTCAAAATCAACACCCCGGAAGACTTGTTCACCCTCACGGAAAAGGTTAGGCAGGCTCTTTCAATAGAGCCGGAAAAGAAATGA
- a CDS encoding phage/plasmid replication protein, translated as MKIRLEHGHDELIIEFTSKLLGDDMIYLINQSNIRQCLDNINALGCCHLAVDAILNEAEVLRCDVTRDVLCSDISKISNYVATHIKNNKKWVCKQYQQNGVVLENVVSTARCKKRLTIYDKHKELSKSRNRDYLNGLSAKSAVEDFYKDKIRFELNLNSKEQIRKNLNVEETTLVKVLAACGNPILNILDEVLCQPVSCEEVQGLSLRDYERLAFLREHDNDLQKVEMKVRSLVSCNTSINKTMKPYRELLGRLNQNISVISFPALLKEPA; from the coding sequence TTGAAAATTCGTTTAGAGCATGGGCATGATGAATTGATAATAGAGTTTACCTCGAAGTTATTAGGGGATGATATGATTTATTTGATAAACCAGTCTAACATTCGTCAATGTTTGGATAATATCAATGCTCTTGGTTGTTGTCACTTGGCGGTCGATGCGATTCTTAATGAGGCGGAAGTTTTACGGTGTGATGTAACGAGAGATGTTCTTTGTTCCGACATATCGAAAATTTCAAATTATGTGGCTACACATATTAAGAATAACAAAAAATGGGTTTGTAAGCAATACCAACAAAATGGTGTCGTGCTTGAAAATGTCGTGAGTACCGCAAGATGTAAAAAACGCTTGACGATATATGATAAGCATAAGGAATTGTCAAAAAGTCGAAATCGTGACTACTTGAACGGTCTTTCCGCTAAGTCTGCCGTGGAGGATTTCTACAAGGATAAAATTAGGTTCGAGTTAAACTTGAACTCCAAAGAACAGATTCGGAAAAATTTGAATGTGGAGGAAACAACTTTAGTAAAGGTGTTAGCCGCTTGTGGTAATCCTATCTTGAACATTCTGGATGAGGTGTTATGCCAACCTGTTTCATGTGAAGAGGTACAAGGTCTCTCTTTACGAGATTATGAACGACTTGCATTTTTACGTGAACATGATAATGACTTGCAAAAGGTGGAGATGAAAGTTCGTTCCCTTGTTTCTTGTAACACTTCAATCAATAAAACGATGAAACCGTATAGGGAATTGTTAGGCCGCTTGAATCAAAATATTTCCGTCATTTCTTTTCCGGCTCTATTGAAAGAGCCTGCCTAA